The window ACGGTCGCGGCGTACTTGATCCCCCAGGTCATGGCCTACGCCGAGGTCGCCGGGCTGGCGCCGGTGACGGGCCTGTGGGCGATCATGGCCTCCCTGCTCGTCTACACCGTGTTCGGCACGTCACGGCAGCTCTCGGTCGGCCCGGAATCGTCGACCGCGCTGATGACCGCCGTCGCGATCGCACCGCTGGCCGCGGGCGACCCCGGCCGCTACGCCGTGCTGGCCACCGCGCTCGCCCTGCTGGTCGGCACCCTGTGCGTGCTCGGCTGGCTGGGCAGGCTGGGCTTCCTCGCCGACCTGCTCTCCCGCCCGGTGCTGGTCGGCTACATGGCGGGCATCGCGGTCCTCATGATCGTCGGCCAGCTCGGCAAACTCGGCCGGGTCTCGGTGTCAGGCGAGTCGATCCTGGCCCAGCTGTGGTCCTTCGCCGACCAGCTCGACCGGATCCACCCGCCGACGCTGCTGCTGGCCGCCGGTGTGCTGGTGTTCCTCCTGGTGGTCGGGCGAACCCTGCCACGGCTGCCGGTGCCGCTGATCGGCGTGTTGCTGGCCACCGCCGTGACCGCCGTGTTCTCCCTGCGCGACCGCGGAGTCAAGGTGATCGGCGAGGTCCCGGCGGGGTTCCCGACCCCAGGTTTCCCGACGTGTCCGGGGCCGACCTGACCGCCCTGCTGCTGCCCGCGATCGGGGTGGCGATCGTCGGCTACTCCGACAACGTGCTCACCGCGCGCTCGTTCGCCACCCGCAACGGCTACCGGGTCGACGCCAACGCCGAGCTGCTCGCGCTGGGCACGTCGAACCTCGCCGCCGGGATGGTCAGCGGGTTCCCGGTCAGCAGCAGCGCCAGCCGCACCTCCATCGGCGACGCGCTCGGCAGCCGCACCCAGCTGCACTCGCTGGTCGCGGTGGTCGCGGTGGTGCTCACCCTGGTGGCGGGCAGGCCGGTGCTCGCCATGTTCCCCGCCGCCGCGCTGGGCGCCCTCGTGGTCTACGCCGCCGTGCGGCTCGTCGAGCTCGCCGAGTTCCGCCGGATCGCCCGCTTCCGCCGCAGTGAACTGGTCCTGGCGGTTGCCACCACCGCCGCCGTATTGCTACTTGGTGTCCTCTATGGGGTGCTGGCCGCGATCGCACTGTCCATTTTGGATCTGTTGCGCCGGGTGGCCCGGCCGCACGACGGCATCCTCGGCTACGTCCCCGGTGTCGCCGGGATGCACGACATCGACGACTACCCGGACGCCACGCGGGTGCTCGGCCTGGTCGTCTACCGCTACGACGCGCCGATGTTCTTCGCCAACGCCGACGACTTCCGACACCGTGCGCTCGCCGCCGTCGACGACTCCCCCACCCCCGTGGAGTGGTTCCTGCTCAACGCCGAGGCCAACGTCGACGTCGACCTGACCGCCGTCGACGCCATCGAGGACCTGCGTGCCGAGCTGGCGCGGCGCGGCATCGTGTTCGCCATGGCCCGGGTCAAGCAGGAGCTGCGCGAGGACCTCGACCGGGCCGGGCTGATCGCCCGGATCGGGACGGATCGCGTCCCCACCCTGCCGACCGCCGTGAACGCCTACCGCGTCGCCTACACCGAGCGACACGGGACTCCCCCACCCGGCACCGGACCGGCCGGCTAGCCGACCGCGGAAACCGGCGCGCGGACGGTGGCGCTGGAGAAGTGCAGGTGCTCGTCGGCGACGGCGCCGTGGCGCACCTGCTTGCGGTCCTCGTGGTAGTCCATCGCCATCAGCCACGGGGCCGCGGGACCTTGCTTGGGCAGCCCGGCCAGGGCGCGCTGGACGTAGCCCGCGCCGAAGTCGAGGAGCGGGCGGGTCGGCAGATCGGGGTCGGCGATCGCCCACACCGCGTCGTGGCCGTTGTCGTCGAGGTGGCGCAGCAGGCGGCAGAAGTACTCGCAGAGCAGGCCGATCTTGAGCGTCCACGACGAGTTCGTGTAGCCGATGGCGATGGCGAAGTTCGGCACCCCGCTGAGCATCATGCCGCGGTAGACGACCGTGTCCGGATAGGACACCGGCCTGCCGTCGACGGTGAGGTCGATGCCGCCGAAGAGCTGGACGTTCAGCCCGGTCGCGGTGACGATGATGTCCGCCTCGACCTCCTGGCCGCTCTCCAGCCGGATCCCGGTCTCGGTGAAGGTCTCGATGCGACCGGTGACCACCGACGCCGCCCCCGTGCGGATCGCACGGAACAGGTCGCCGTTGGGGACCGCGCACAGGCGCTGGTCCCACGGGTCGTACGGCGGGTTGAAGTGCTCGTCGACCGGGAAGCCCTCGGGCAGGAGTTTGACGTTGAGGTACCGGATGGCCTTGCGGGCCACACCCGGGAAGCGTTGGCAGAAACGCC is drawn from Actinokineospora alba and contains these coding sequences:
- a CDS encoding sodium-independent anion transporter, with product MFFANADDFRHRALAAVDDSPTPVEWFLLNAEANVDVDLTAVDAIEDLRAELARRGIVFAMARVKQELREDLDRAGLIARIGTDRVPTLPTAVNAYRVAYTERHGTPPPGTGPAG